DNA sequence from the Peptoniphilus sp. GNH genome:
CCATCTGTACCGCTTACAAGAACTGGATTTTTGAAATTGTAGGCTCCCAAATCAAAGGCCCCTCCAAAGCTACCTATCATATCCATCATGCCCTTGTTTCTTGTAGTGTTCACATGTTTTTTGATTCTTTCAACAACTTCATATCCCTTGTTAAGGCTCACACCAGCTTCTTTATATTTTTCGCTCATTTATACCTCTCCAGATTTAAAATATTTTTTTGTATTTCAGTAATGTTTTCAAAAAATTCTTCTTCATAACTTCCCAAACCATCTTCATACTTGCCATTAAATATATCCAAGGATATGCCCTTGTTTTCGCTGTCAAAATTAAAACCTACAGACTTTTTAAGCCCCTCTATACTTATAAATTCTAGTGAATCTGCTCCTATTTCTTTTCTGATTTCTTCCTTGCTCATATTGGCTGCTATAAGTTCATCGGAGTTTGATATGTCTATGCCCGAATATGAAGGGAAAATTATAAGAGGGGAGCCTATCCTAATATGAATTTCCTTGGCTCCAGCCTTTCTTAAAATTTTTATAATTCTTTTTGATGTTGTTCCCCTTACTATGGAATCATCTAATAAGACAAGTCTCTTTCCTCTTACTACATCTGGAAGAGCTGATAGTTTCATCTTTACGCCCATATCCCTCAAATCTTTTGTTGGTTGAATAAAGGTTCTGGCTATATATTGATTTTTTATAAGACCCATTTCATAAGGAAGTCCTATTTCTTCTGCATAACCACTGGCAAGAGATAGGGATGAGTTTGGAACACCAACTACTATATCCGCATCCACCGGGTATTCTTGAGCCAAAATTCTGCCTGAATTTTTTCTGACTTTGTGGACATTTCTTCCTAGAATTGTGGAGTCAGGTCTTGCAAAGTAAATAAATTCCATACTCTCTATTGCTATGTTTTGTGCTTCTGTAAATTGAGTCTTTTTATATCCGCTATCATCTACCTTGACAAGTTCACCTGCTGATATATCTTCTAAAAATTTTGCCTCTATTACATTGAGGGCACAAGACTCCGAAGCCATACATATAGAATCTCCAAGTTCTCCTATGACAAGAGGTCTTCTAGCGTGCTTGTCAACTGCTCCGTAAAGAGCATCTTGGGTCAAAATCATGACAGAAAATGAACCTTGCAACTTAGATAAAGCATCCTTTATTTTATCTTCAAAAGTTTCTTTATTGCTTCTCCTAATAAGGTGAATTATTATTTCGGCATGTGATGCTGAATGAAAGACTGCTCCATCATTTTCAAGTTCCTCTCTTAACCATTTTCCATTGGTCAAATTCCCATTCATAGTTATGCCGATATGACCATCGTGAAATTTATAAAGTAGGGGTTCAATATTTTGAACATTGCTTGAATTATTGCTTGAATACCAAAGAGCTCCTATGGCAGCCTTACCTTCAAGTTTTTTTAATCTTTCATCATCTTTGAAAACTTCTGCTAAAAGCCCGTTGTTTCTATAACCTCTTAACCTTAGTCCATTACTTGACACAATCCCTGCTCCTTGTTGTCCCCTGTGTTGCAAGGAGTGCAGAGCATAAAATGTTATATTCGACGCATTTTCATAATTCCAAATTCCAAACATAAGTACTCCAATCTATTGTCAAATTATCTTGTAAAATATTTTACGCCATTAGCGAAAATATCTTGTCTGCCTTTTATTGTATTTGTCTTGTAAAGCCAATCATAAGACCTTTCACTGTGACCCATCTTACCTAAAATCAAGCCATCTTCACTAATCATTGCTTCTATTGCATAAGATGAACCGTTTGGATTGAATCTGCCATCCATACTTGCATCCGCATCAAAGTCTACATATTGAAAAGCTGCTAGATGTTTAAATTTTTCTATATTCTCACCCACTAGTCTTCCTTCACCATGGCTTAGAATCATCTCGTGAAGATCTCCTATTTCAAAATCTTGAGTCCAGGGCGATTTGGTATTTGCTACTCTTGTTATAACCGTATCTGAAATATGTCTAAAGCCCACATTCCTAAACAAGGTCAAGTCTTTCTTGTCGAGATCTCTAATCTCTGAATAGGGTAAAAGTCCTGATTTTATAAGAGCCTGAAAGCCGTTGCAGATGCCAAGAATAAGTTTTTTGTCCTTTAGGTGAGCGTGAATCGCTTTTTTTACCTTTTCATTTTTTAGCACATTTACTATAAATTTAGCCGAACCATCTGGCTCATCTCCTGCAGAAAATCCTCCAGGAAAAGCAACTATATGTGAATCATAAATAGCTTCTACTAGCTCTTCTATGGAATTTTCTATGTCATATTCTCTTGTATTCTTAAATACTACCTGCTTGACACTTGCCCCAGCTTCTTCAAAAGCTTTTTGAGTATCATATTCTGAATTGGTGCCCGGGAAAACAGGTATGACCACCTTAACTTGGTCAACTTTTTGCTTGTAATAAACTTTTTGCTCTCCCCTTATGCTAATATTTTCTACCTTGCCGCCATTCTTGTTGTAATAGGTTGGATAAATCTCTTCTAGAGTTGAAAAATATGCAGCTTGAGCTTCATTTAAATCTATTTTTATTCCATTTATAGAAATATCTTTTGTCACCTGACCCAGATAATAAAAGTCCAAATCTTCCTTGGCCTCTACAACTATTGAGGCTGGATTAAAGTCTAAAGCCTTGTCATAATCAATTGTAAATCCAAGAGAATTTCCCATTGCCATTTTTAGAAGTGATGCACCAACAGATCCGAAATCTTGAACATAGGCTGATACAACCTTGCCTTCTTTGATGTAGGTGTTCAATTTTTCAAAATCTATCATGGCTTTTTTTATATCTGGGTAGCCTTTTTCGTCCTTTTTTATATCTATTAAATAAATCTTATTTTCAAGAGCCTTTAAATCCGGACTTATTACGTCTTTTATCTTAACTGGTGTGCAGGCAAAAGAAATAAGCGTTTCGACTACATTTATATCGTTAAAGCTTCCACTCATGGAGTCTTTTCCTCCAATAGATGGTCTTCCGATTTCTTTTTGAGCAATTATGGAGCCGAGAAGGGCTTGGCTTACCTTGCCCCATTTTTTTGGATCGTCCAAAAGTTTTTCAAAATATTCTTGAAAAGAGAAGTACAAGCTTTGCTTATTGCCTCCTGCTGCATACACCTTGGCAACAGATTCTAAAACTGCGTACATGCTTGATAGAAATGGTGAGTATTTTGAAATTTTAGGCACAAATCCATAGCTTAAAATCGTCGCCGTGTCAGATGTTGAATACAGAGTCGGCAAAGCTGCTACGCTCGCTTGGACTGGTGTAATTTTATTTTTCCCAGCAAAGGGCATCAAAACAGTCATAGCTCCCACTGACGAATCGAATTGAGACACCATGCCCTTTTGATTGGTCACATTCAAATCTTTTAGTTCGTTTATTATTGCCTCTTTTGTGATTTCTTTGTGGGTGAAAGGATTTTGTCCTTCATTGTCATAGATTTCAACTCTGGCATGCTTTCTAACTCCCGCAGTTGCTAAAAATTCAGCCTTGAAATCTACTATTTTCTCCTCTTTATAGTACATTTCAAGTCTATTTCTATCAGTTATATTTGCCACATGGACATATTCCAAATTTTCTTTTCTACATTCTTCTGCAAATTTTTCATAATCCTCTTTTGCAAGACCTATTGCCATTCTTTCTTGCGATTCGCTTATGGCTATTTCTGTCGGATTTAGTCCCTCGTACTTGGTTTTGACCCTGTCTAAAAATATTTCTATACCTTCGGATAACTCTCCTATTGCAACTGAAACGCCACCAGCTCCAAAGTCATTACATTTTTTTATTAACTTGGTGACCTCAGGCTTTCTAAATAATCTTTGAATCTTTCTTTCTTCAACAGGATTTCCCTTTTGAACTTGGCTTGCCGCACTTGTAAGAGACTTGTCATTGTGAATAACAGAAGACCCACTCGCCCCTTGGATGCCATCTCTTCCAGTCCTTCCACCTATTAAAAGAACTATATCTCCTGGATTTAATTTTTCTCTTTTATAATTTCCTTCCTTGACAGCGCCAACAACAGCGCCCACTTCCATAGTTTTTGCCAAGTAGGAATCATCATAAATCTCTCTTACATAAGTTGTAGCCAAACCTATTTGATTTCCATAAGAAGAGTTCCCTTGGGACTTGCCCTTGGAAATTTCTACTTGAGGCAATTTATTTTCCAGGGTGTCCTCCACTTTTTGCAGTATATTTCCAGATCCAGATATTCTCATAGCTTGATAGACATATGACCTTCCCGATAGGGGATCTCTTATGGCTCCTCCTATGCAAGTAGATGCTCCACCAAAGGGTTCTATCTCCGATGGATGATTGTGAGTTTCGTTTTTAAATTGAACCAACCATCTTTCCTTTTTCCCCTTGTTTTCTATATCTGTAAAAAATGAACAGGCATTTATCTCATCGGAAACTTCTATATTTTCATCTCCAAGCACCTTTGTGTGATATTTTCCTACTATGGATGCCATGTCCATGAGCCTTATTGGCTTTGTGATATTTAGCTCTTTTCTAAGTGAAATATAGTAGTCTAGAGCATCTTGTAATTCTTTTTGGAATAATTTAGACTTGATTTTTATATCGTCAAGAGTTGTTTCAAAAGTTGTGTGCCTGCAATGATCTGACCAAAACACATCAAGGACATAAATTTCTGTTTCTGTCGGGTCTCTATCTTCTTTTATAAAATATTTTTGGATGAACTCAAGATCCTCTACATCCAGAGCCAAGGATAAATCCTTTATAATCTTTTCGAAATCCTCTTTTGTATAAGTTCTAAATCCACTAAAATCCCTTAATTCTTTCTTGTCTGAATCAATTTTAAAGTCCATTTTAGACAAATCTTTTTCCACTGATTCTATTGGATTTATAAGAAATTTCTTGACCTTTGAAAACTTCTCTAGATTAATATCGGAATCTATGACTACAAGCTTGCCGCTTCTTACAAATGTCTTGCTATTTTTGTCAATTAGTCTTATTGCTTGCATAGCCGAATCCGACCTTTGGTCATATTGAGCTGGCAAAGTTTCATAGGCTATATAGCATTTATTTTTAAGGTCTATATCCTCAAAAACTTCATCTATCATGACCTCTGAAAACACTCTGTCTTTTGCCTTTTCATATAGGTCATCGCTTATATCATAAATGTCATAAATTACATATATGTTTAAATTTTTCAAAGCTAAATCAAAATCTCTATTTAGCTTTTCCCTCAAATTGTCCGATTCCCTATCATAGCCATCTCTTTTTCTTACAAATATTCTCTTATTCAAATTCTCCCTCCAAATGCACATCACCCAAAAAGTTTATATGACCGACTTTTCTATTTAATCTACCCTCCTTCTCATAAAGGTGTAAGTAACCTTGTCTTTTGCTTATCAGATTTATAAAATATTTTTCATTTTGACCTAAAATATTGTAAAGTGTGGCTTCTCTATTTTCTATTTTCCCAACTTTGAGCCCACAAATTGCTTCAATGTGAGCCCTAAACTGTGACTTGTTTGCCGATTGCATAGTTATGTGACCTGAATTGTGAACTCTTGGTGCTATCTCATTGAAAATAACCCTGCCATCGCTTATAAAATATTCCACAGTAAGCACGCCATAATAGTCATTGTCGTTTAATATCTTCTTAGTATATTCTATGGCTTGATGCTCCTGCTCTTTGGAAACATTAGCAGGTATATTAGATCTAAAGAGAATATTGTTCCTGTGTTCGTTTTCAACAACAGCTACAATCTCTATGCCATCTCTATCTTTTACAGCAACTACCGAGATTTCCTTATCAAGTTTTATCAATTCTTCCAAGATTGTATCTTTTTCTATTTCCTCTTTTGTAGATATAATTTTTTGTCCCTTACCATCATAGCCTAGCCTGTTAGTCTTCATGAGATAAGGCTTGTCGATTTTTATATCATCTTTTGCCGGGTCATAATATTTTACAGTTTCTATTCCAAGAGATCTTGCATATTCTTTTTCTCTAAGTCTATTTTGGGAGATTTCAAGCACACGAGATGATTGAACAAAATTATATTTTTTTTCTAGTTTTTTATAGGACTCTATGTCTATGTTTTCGAATTCGAAAGTTATGACATCGCTCATTTGGCAAAGTTTTTCAATGCTCCTAAAATCAGTAAAAGCACTATGGATAAAATAATCTGCAAATTTCTTTGCGCAGGCATCCTCTCTCGGATCTAGGATTGCAATTTTATAGCCCATTTCTTTTGCGCTCATTGCAAGCATTCGTCCGAGTTGACCGCCACCGATTATACCGATAGTGCTTTTTGGTAATATAGTCTTAATCATATTTTCATATCTTCCTTTACTATATTCTCTAATTTAGTTTTAAAATCTCTATACTTTTTTTCTAACTCTTTGTCATTTATGGCAAGTATAGACAAGGCTGTGATAGCTGCATTCTTAGCACCCGCTAGCCCTATTGCCATTGTAGAAACTGGCACACCATAAGGCATTTGAACAATTGATAATAAAGAATCAACACCATTCAAAGTTGATGACTTTATAGGCACCCCAATCACAGGTAGAGTAGTCACAGATGCCACCATACCCGGCAAGTGGGCAGCCCCACCAGCAGCGGCTATAATTAAACTATATCCCTCTTTTCTTGCATTCTTTGCAAAATCAATCATATACTCTGGCGTCCTATGTGCACTTATGACTTTTTTGTCGTAGTCGATTCCAAACTCATCCAAAAGAGCACAGGTTTCTTTCATCGTCTCATAATCTGAGAGTGACCCCATTATTACAGCTATTTTTGACATGACCGCTCCTTAAATTTTTCTGATAAAATAAGTATATCAAATTATCATATTTCTTCAACATCAATATTTTTTTATCAAAATTAAAAATTTTCATTTATCGGGGTTAATTTTTTTCTTTACTTTCACAAACAAGTTTAATAAAATTAGCTTGTAGTTATTTCAATTTCATATATTTTGCAAACACAAGGAGAGAATGATGAATTTAATATACCAAGGCAAAACCAAAAATATTTATTCTTTGGACAACGGTAATATCTTGATGAAGTTTAAAGACGATGTTACAGGAAAAGATGGTGTGTTTGACCCAGGCGAAAACCAAGTTGGGCTATCAATTGAAGGCTCTGGAAGAGCGGGCCTTGAGCTTACTGAATATTTCTTCGAAAAATTGAAAGAAAAGAATATTCCGACTCATTATGTTAAAAGCGACCTTGAAAATAACTCTATGGAGGTCAAAAAGGCCAGAGTTTTTGGACATGGTTTGGAGTTTATCATCAGATATAAGGCTGTTGGTTCTTTTCATAAGAGATATGGTAAGTATATAGAATTTGGCAGCGACCTCGATGCTTTTTTTGAAATAACTATAAAAGATGACAAGGCAGGCGATCCTACAATAAGTAAAGACTGTCTACAAATCTTAAATATCATGACACCCAAACAATACGATGAGCTTGCCAATTTGAGCAGACAAATTTGTGGAATTATTTTCGACCTTTTGAAAGAAAAAGGCCTCGACCTTTATGACATAAAGTTGGAATTCGGTCTAGATGAAAATAATAACATTTTATTAATTGATGAGATATCAGGTGGCAATATGAGAGTCTTTAAAGGCGATGAATATATTCCACCTTTAGAATTAAATAAGTTGGTCCTAGAAAAATAAGACCTTTAATGCAAATAAAAAATCAAGTCTTGGTTGACTTGATTTTTTTATTTTTGCTTAATATAAATTTTTTAAAATTCTATTAGGAAATTCTTATTTGTATTAATATTTAAAATCCAACTTTTCTTGCAAATCTGATGGCTTCTTCTAGCATTTGAGTCGTGAGTATGTGGGGCGTGTAGTCCATTTTTTCAAATTTTATCAAGTCTTTGTGGTTATAGCTCTTTTTTATATTAGTATAAAATGCCTCTTGCCAAGCTGGGTTTATAGACTTATCTTCTGCTCCATTTAGCATCAAAAGAGGTCTGTCGGGAAAATTTTCTATGTGTTTTATTGGATCTATGGATTTTAAAAATTCATAAATTCTAAGATATTCTTCTGAATTTTCACCCATCTTCATGTATTCGCAAATCATGGGTTCTAGATTCATTGTCCCATTAAATAAAAGAGCCAGTTTTAACTTCTTGTTAAATGAATAAAGGCATCCCGCTGTCATGGCTCCCATAGAATGACCCGCCACGGCAATTTCATTTTCGTCTGCCTTGTAATCTTTTATAAGCCCTTCAAAAATTTGCGGAGCCTCTATTATATTAGACATTAAAGTCTTTGGCAGGTATATTCTTTCTAGATCCTTTTTGTCGTAGTCGAAACCTTCTATGATTCTTTCTCCATGATAGTTGGCATCTGGCAACAAAACCTGATAGCCATAAGATGCAAAAATGCCTCCTCTAAAAGCCTGCTTATCAGCAGAAGATGACCAGCCATGATAAAAGATTATGGTCTTGTATTTATCCGCTTTGATTTTAGGCCTTATCAAAAGGCAGGGACTTGATCCTATCTTAATTTTATCAGTGTCAAAAAAATCATTTTTTAAATATTTCATGTCTTCTCCTTAAATAATACCCAGCTCTGAAAGTATTGCTATTCCAAGAGGGAAGCTCAAGATACTAAAAGTATAGCCTACCGAAATAATCTGTGATGTGAGTTCATGATCAGATCCCATCTTCTTTGCAAATAAAAATGTATTAAGGGCTGATGGCACTGCGTAAAATACATATAAAACTATCAGCTCTTCTCTATTAAATCCTATTAGCACTCCCAGAGGTATAAAGATGGCTGACAAGAGAATTTCCTTTATAAATACTGCGGAAAATATGGTCGCCACGTTTTCTCTTATGCCTTGGAAGTTTAGTGAGCCGCCTATCAAAATAAGGGCAAGCGGAGTTGAAAGCTTAGATAACATGCCCATCGTCTCACCTATAAAGCCCTCAGGTCTATATGACACTGCTCTTGCTAAAAATCCAAAAATACAAGCCAGGGTCATGGGGTTTTTTAAAATTTGTAAAAATAATTTCTTGAAGTTCATCTTGCCCCCGTGGTAGTAGGTCAACAGACCAACTCCCAATATGTTTTGAAAGGAAACTACAAACATGATTATGGGAACAGATGAAGATGGAGCTAGATTGCCCATAATGCCTCTTATTATAGGAAATCCTATATATACAAAATTTCCCCTAAAGGCTGCGTGGACAAATGCTGTGAGTTTTCTATCATCCTTTATAAAAATTTTTCCTATAGCCAATGCTATTAAAAATGATGCCAAAAGAGTCGCCATTCCATATGCAACATAGATTGGATTCATCTTTAAGCTCTCTTCTTTTGTAATGTCATTAAATAGAGAAATGGGCAAGGCAAAATAAAATACCAAGGATGTCGCCCCTTCTATAAAACCTTCATCTATTATTTTTCTTTTCCTTGCAAAATATCCAAGTGCCATAATGAAAAATATAGGAAATATAATTTTCAAACCGTCTATAAAATATGTCATTCAATCTCCCATCTAGGTGCCTCTATTCCACATTTATTTAAGTATTCATTCGCTTTAGAAAAAGGGCGTGAACCGAAAAATCCCCTATATGCTGAAAGCGGTGATGGATGAGGTCCTTCTATTATCAAGTGTTTTTTATTTTTTATAAGTCGCTTTTTAGATCGGGCATGTCCTCCCCACAAGATAAATACGAGGGCTTCTTCCTTTTTATCTATAAGCTCAATTACCCTATCTGTAAAAATCTCCCAGCCAATTTTTTCATGGCTCATGGGTTGATTTTTTCTAACTGTCAAAGTTGTGTTCAAAAGAAAAATCCCTTGTCTCGCCCAAGCTTTTAAATTGCCCGTCTTAGCAGGCTCAATCCCCAAATCATCATGAAGCTCCTTGTAGATGTTAACAAGTGATGGGGGGATTTTCACTCCGTCTTTTACAGAAAAAGCAAGACCTTGTGCCTGCGAAGGGTTGTGGTAGGGATCTTGACCCAAAATGACAACCTTAATTTTATCATAAGCAGTCAAGCTAAATGCGGTAAAAATTTCTTCTTTTGGAGGAAACACTTCAAAATTTTCGTATTCATTAACCAAAAGTTTTCTAAGCTCTAGATAGTAGGGCTTTTGAAATTCTCCTTCTAATATGTCCCACCATGATTTATCAAAATATCTTCTCATCTGAATATTTCTCCAAAAAAGGTCGGAGTCGATTCAGGGTTTACAACCTTGCACAAATTTTTCAAACTTTCATTTTTACAAAAAACTATTAGCTTGTCATTTTGTCTAATGACAGTTTCCCCTCTTGGCACTAAAATGAGTCCGTCTTCTCTTTCTATGCCGGCAATTATTATCCCATCAGCCAAGTTTAAATCTTTTATCTTTTTATCTATGATAGGTAGCTTTTGTCTTAGCTTAACTTCCCACATTTCTGCCCTGCCTGAAAAGCTTACAAAGGTGTTAAGCCCCTTGTTACCTCTTATAATTTCGACAATCCTATTTGCACATATGCCGATAGGATTTACAAATTGATCTATCGAAAGTTCGTCCAAGAGCAAACTGTAGGAAAGGCCCTCTACCTTTGAAATTGCCATGCCCACCTTATACTTTTTGCTCATAAGTCCAGTAACTATATT
Encoded proteins:
- the purE gene encoding 5-(carboxyamino)imidazole ribonucleotide mutase → MSKIAVIMGSLSDYETMKETCALLDEFGIDYDKKVISAHRTPEYMIDFAKNARKEGYSLIIAAAGGAAHLPGMVASVTTLPVIGVPIKSSTLNGVDSLLSIVQMPYGVPVSTMAIGLAGAKNAAITALSILAINDKELEKKYRDFKTKLENIVKEDMKI
- a CDS encoding AEC family transporter; amino-acid sequence: MTYFIDGLKIIFPIFFIMALGYFARKRKIIDEGFIEGATSLVFYFALPISLFNDITKEESLKMNPIYVAYGMATLLASFLIALAIGKIFIKDDRKLTAFVHAAFRGNFVYIGFPIIRGIMGNLAPSSSVPIIMFVVSFQNILGVGLLTYYHGGKMNFKKLFLQILKNPMTLACIFGFLARAVSYRPEGFIGETMGMLSKLSTPLALILIGGSLNFQGIRENVATIFSAVFIKEILLSAIFIPLGVLIGFNREELIVLYVFYAVPSALNTFLFAKKMGSDHELTSQIISVGYTFSILSFPLGIAILSELGII
- a CDS encoding ATP-grasp domain-containing protein, producing the protein MIKTILPKSTIGIIGGGQLGRMLAMSAKEMGYKIAILDPREDACAKKFADYFIHSAFTDFRSIEKLCQMSDVITFEFENIDIESYKKLEKKYNFVQSSRVLEISQNRLREKEYARSLGIETVKYYDPAKDDIKIDKPYLMKTNRLGYDGKGQKIISTKEEIEKDTILEELIKLDKEISVVAVKDRDGIEIVAVVENEHRNNILFRSNIPANVSKEQEHQAIEYTKKILNDNDYYGVLTVEYFISDGRVIFNEIAPRVHNSGHITMQSANKSQFRAHIEAICGLKVGKIENREATLYNILGQNEKYFINLISKRQGYLHLYEKEGRLNRKVGHINFLGDVHLEGEFE
- a CDS encoding prolyl oligopeptidase family serine peptidase, with protein sequence MKYLKNDFFDTDKIKIGSSPCLLIRPKIKADKYKTIIFYHGWSSSADKQAFRGGIFASYGYQVLLPDANYHGERIIEGFDYDKKDLERIYLPKTLMSNIIEAPQIFEGLIKDYKADENEIAVAGHSMGAMTAGCLYSFNKKLKLALLFNGTMNLEPMICEYMKMGENSEEYLRIYEFLKSIDPIKHIENFPDRPLLMLNGAEDKSINPAWQEAFYTNIKKSYNHKDLIKFEKMDYTPHILTTQMLEEAIRFARKVGF
- the purF gene encoding amidophosphoribosyltransferase, translated to MFGIWNYENASNITFYALHSLQHRGQQGAGIVSSNGLRLRGYRNNGLLAEVFKDDERLKKLEGKAAIGALWYSSNNSSNVQNIEPLLYKFHDGHIGITMNGNLTNGKWLREELENDGAVFHSASHAEIIIHLIRRSNKETFEDKIKDALSKLQGSFSVMILTQDALYGAVDKHARRPLVIGELGDSICMASESCALNVIEAKFLEDISAGELVKVDDSGYKKTQFTEAQNIAIESMEFIYFARPDSTILGRNVHKVRKNSGRILAQEYPVDADIVVGVPNSSLSLASGYAEEIGLPYEMGLIKNQYIARTFIQPTKDLRDMGVKMKLSALPDVVRGKRLVLLDDSIVRGTTSKRIIKILRKAGAKEIHIRIGSPLIIFPSYSGIDISNSDELIAANMSKEEIRKEIGADSLEFISIEGLKKSVGFNFDSENKGISLDIFNGKYEDGLGSYEEEFFENITEIQKNILNLERYK
- a CDS encoding phosphoribosylaminoimidazolesuccinocarboxamide synthase, translating into MNLIYQGKTKNIYSLDNGNILMKFKDDVTGKDGVFDPGENQVGLSIEGSGRAGLELTEYFFEKLKEKNIPTHYVKSDLENNSMEVKKARVFGHGLEFIIRYKAVGSFHKRYGKYIEFGSDLDAFFEITIKDDKAGDPTISKDCLQILNIMTPKQYDELANLSRQICGIIFDLLKEKGLDLYDIKLEFGLDENNNILLIDEISGGNMRVFKGDEYIPPLELNKLVLEK
- a CDS encoding uracil-DNA glycosylase; this translates as MRRYFDKSWWDILEGEFQKPYYLELRKLLVNEYENFEVFPPKEEIFTAFSLTAYDKIKVVILGQDPYHNPSQAQGLAFSVKDGVKIPPSLVNIYKELHDDLGIEPAKTGNLKAWARQGIFLLNTTLTVRKNQPMSHEKIGWEIFTDRVIELIDKKEEALVFILWGGHARSKKRLIKNKKHLIIEGPHPSPLSAYRGFFGSRPFSKANEYLNKCGIEAPRWEIE
- a CDS encoding phosphoribosylformylglycinamidine synthase, which codes for MNKRIFVRKRDGYDRESDNLREKLNRDFDLALKNLNIYVIYDIYDISDDLYEKAKDRVFSEVMIDEVFEDIDLKNKCYIAYETLPAQYDQRSDSAMQAIRLIDKNSKTFVRSGKLVVIDSDINLEKFSKVKKFLINPIESVEKDLSKMDFKIDSDKKELRDFSGFRTYTKEDFEKIIKDLSLALDVEDLEFIQKYFIKEDRDPTETEIYVLDVFWSDHCRHTTFETTLDDIKIKSKLFQKELQDALDYYISLRKELNITKPIRLMDMASIVGKYHTKVLGDENIEVSDEINACSFFTDIENKGKKERWLVQFKNETHNHPSEIEPFGGASTCIGGAIRDPLSGRSYVYQAMRISGSGNILQKVEDTLENKLPQVEISKGKSQGNSSYGNQIGLATTYVREIYDDSYLAKTMEVGAVVGAVKEGNYKREKLNPGDIVLLIGGRTGRDGIQGASGSSVIHNDKSLTSAASQVQKGNPVEERKIQRLFRKPEVTKLIKKCNDFGAGGVSVAIGELSEGIEIFLDRVKTKYEGLNPTEIAISESQERMAIGLAKEDYEKFAEECRKENLEYVHVANITDRNRLEMYYKEEKIVDFKAEFLATAGVRKHARVEIYDNEGQNPFTHKEITKEAIINELKDLNVTNQKGMVSQFDSSVGAMTVLMPFAGKNKITPVQASVAALPTLYSTSDTATILSYGFVPKISKYSPFLSSMYAVLESVAKVYAAGGNKQSLYFSFQEYFEKLLDDPKKWGKVSQALLGSIIAQKEIGRPSIGGKDSMSGSFNDINVVETLISFACTPVKIKDVISPDLKALENKIYLIDIKKDEKGYPDIKKAMIDFEKLNTYIKEGKVVSAYVQDFGSVGASLLKMAMGNSLGFTIDYDKALDFNPASIVVEAKEDLDFYYLGQVTKDISINGIKIDLNEAQAAYFSTLEEIYPTYYNKNGGKVENISIRGEQKVYYKQKVDQVKVVIPVFPGTNSEYDTQKAFEEAGASVKQVVFKNTREYDIENSIEELVEAIYDSHIVAFPGGFSAGDEPDGSAKFIVNVLKNEKVKKAIHAHLKDKKLILGICNGFQALIKSGLLPYSEIRDLDKKDLTLFRNVGFRHISDTVITRVANTKSPWTQDFEIGDLHEMILSHGEGRLVGENIEKFKHLAAFQYVDFDADASMDGRFNPNGSSYAIEAMISEDGLILGKMGHSERSYDWLYKTNTIKGRQDIFANGVKYFTR